One Streptomyces sp. NBC_00102 DNA segment encodes these proteins:
- a CDS encoding gluconate:H+ symporter, which yields MTALTRPEILAAATEPWTGHDTRLIVMVALAIGVIVSLIAILDFHPFVALIGGSVVLGIGSGTELSKVVDSFSAGMGSTLGSTGALIALGAILGKLLADSGGVDRIVDTIGSRSGPRLLPWSMALIAAVIGLPMFFEVGLVLLVPIIVVMAKRTKTPLVLLAVPALAGLGTMHAFVPPHPGPLVAVSALNADVGTTLGLGLLAAIPTVILAGPLYGKFIARHVRSEAPAALIASLVKEAEQGREPGAERRLPSFAVSVGAVALPVVLMLAKSVADIAFPGDAWYNHLLDFLGTPLIAMFIAVLVAMVVFGFRLGRNRAEVRTTVTAGLPAVAGILLIVGAGGGFKQLIVDTGVADAIGKFAAEAHLPLLVLGWLLAVLIRLATGSATVATTAAAGIMAPLAAGVPPVEASLIALAVGAGSLFFSHVNDAGFWLAKEYFGMSVSQNIKTWSALSTIVAVMGLAMSLLLYAVFV from the coding sequence ATGACCGCCCTGACCAGACCAGAGATACTCGCGGCCGCGACCGAGCCCTGGACCGGCCACGACACCCGGCTCATCGTCATGGTCGCCCTCGCCATCGGTGTGATCGTCTCGCTGATCGCGATCCTCGACTTCCACCCGTTCGTCGCCCTCATCGGCGGATCCGTCGTGCTCGGCATCGGCTCGGGGACCGAACTCTCCAAGGTCGTCGACTCGTTCAGCGCCGGGATGGGCTCAACCCTCGGCTCCACCGGCGCCCTGATCGCGCTCGGCGCGATCCTCGGCAAGCTGCTGGCCGACTCGGGGGGTGTGGACCGCATCGTCGACACGATCGGTTCGCGGTCGGGTCCGCGTCTGCTGCCGTGGTCGATGGCGCTGATAGCCGCGGTCATCGGTCTGCCGATGTTCTTCGAGGTGGGTCTCGTCCTGCTGGTGCCGATCATCGTGGTGATGGCCAAGCGGACGAAGACGCCCCTGGTCCTGCTCGCCGTGCCCGCCCTCGCGGGCCTGGGCACCATGCACGCGTTCGTGCCGCCGCACCCCGGCCCGCTGGTCGCGGTCAGCGCGCTCAACGCCGATGTGGGCACCACCCTCGGCCTGGGTCTGCTCGCGGCGATCCCCACGGTGATCCTCGCGGGACCGCTGTACGGGAAGTTCATCGCCCGCCATGTGCGCAGCGAGGCCCCGGCCGCGCTGATCGCCTCGCTGGTCAAGGAGGCCGAACAGGGGCGGGAGCCGGGTGCGGAGCGCCGGCTGCCGAGCTTCGCCGTGTCGGTCGGGGCGGTCGCCCTGCCGGTGGTGCTGATGCTCGCCAAGTCGGTCGCCGACATCGCCTTCCCGGGTGACGCCTGGTACAACCACCTGCTGGACTTCCTCGGTACCCCGCTGATCGCGATGTTCATCGCGGTGCTCGTCGCCATGGTGGTCTTCGGTTTCCGGCTCGGCCGCAACCGCGCCGAGGTCCGTACGACCGTGACCGCGGGCCTGCCCGCGGTGGCCGGGATCCTGCTGATCGTCGGTGCGGGCGGTGGCTTCAAGCAGCTCATCGTCGACACCGGGGTCGCGGACGCCATCGGCAAGTTCGCCGCGGAGGCGCATCTGCCGCTGCTGGTCCTCGGCTGGCTGCTGGCCGTGCTGATCCGGCTGGCGACCGGCTCGGCCACCGTCGCCACCACCGCCGCCGCCGGGATCATGGCGCCGCTCGCGGCGGGCGTCCCGCCGGTGGAGGCCTCGTTGATCGCGCTCGCCGTGGGTGCGGGGTCGCTCTTCTTCTCGCACGTCAACGACGCCGGTTTCTGGCTGGCGAAGGAGTACTTCGGGATGAGCGTCTCCCAGAACATCAAGACCTGGTCGGCCCTGTCGACGATCGTCGCGGTGATGGGCCTGGCGATGTCCCTGCTGTTGTACGCGGTCTTCGTCTGA
- a CDS encoding ribose-5-phosphate isomerase: MTQNQTLAPLRIVIGCDDAGYAYKEALKADLEADPRVASVVDVGVKADEHTAYPHIGVAAARVVADGDADRALLFCGTGLGVAISANKVKGIRAVTAHDSFSVERAVLSNNAQVLTMGQRVIGLELARRLVREWVGYRFDEASPSGEKVAVLDAYDTAAPAGAEDGPAGC; this comes from the coding sequence ATGACGCAGAACCAGACCCTCGCTCCGCTCCGCATCGTCATCGGCTGCGACGACGCCGGATACGCGTACAAGGAAGCCCTCAAGGCCGACCTGGAAGCCGATCCGCGCGTCGCGTCCGTCGTCGACGTCGGTGTGAAGGCCGACGAGCACACCGCCTACCCGCACATCGGGGTGGCCGCCGCCCGTGTGGTGGCCGACGGGGACGCCGACCGTGCCCTGCTGTTCTGCGGTACGGGGCTCGGGGTCGCGATCAGCGCCAACAAGGTGAAGGGCATCCGCGCCGTCACGGCGCACGACAGCTTCTCCGTCGAGCGGGCGGTCCTGAGCAACAACGCCCAGGTCCTCACCATGGGCCAGCGCGTCATCGGCCTCGAACTCGCCCGCCGGCTGGTCCGCGAGTGGGTCGGCTACCGCTTCGACGAGGCCTCTCCGTCCGGCGAGAAGGTCGCCGTACTCGACGCGTACGACACCGCCGCGCCCGCCGGTGCCGAGGACGGTCCCGCCGGCTGCTGA
- a CDS encoding dihydroxyacetone kinase family protein: MTRLFDDPDRFSEDQLRGFAAVYPEHVTVVPGGVVRSRPQETGRVAVVVGGGSGHYPAFSGLVGEGLAAGAVVGNIFTSPSARQAESVARAADTGAGVLFSFGNYAGDRMNFGMAQARLRDAGIDTRTVMVTDDVASAPAERRHERRGIAGDFTVFKVAGAAAEEGLDLDGVEAAARHANDRTFSFGIAFDGCTMPGADTPLFTVPEGKMAIGLGIHGEPGVRDADMADAPTIARTLVERLLEERPEGAGPRVAAILNGLGATKYEELFLLWGHVSDALAEAGLTVVRPEVGELVTSLDMAACSLTLMWLDEDLERRWCASADAPGFRRMPLPKVPDAPRVHPGEQAKAPVVRGDAASRAAAADVLAALRALRTALHEAAEELGRIDAVAGDGDHGRGMTKGVDAAVRAAEEADEAQAGARSLLSAAADAWADQAGGTSGVLWGVALRALAQELGDTGRADGVRAAGGARAALDAVTSLGGAKPGDKTLVDALVPLVDTFTAGVARGADPRSAFAEAAAAATGAADATAALTPRLGRARPLAERSVGTPDAGALSLALCARTVAALLGGGTGATTG; the protein is encoded by the coding sequence ATGACCCGGCTCTTCGACGACCCCGACCGCTTCAGCGAGGACCAGCTGCGAGGTTTCGCCGCGGTCTACCCGGAGCACGTCACCGTGGTGCCCGGGGGTGTCGTCCGCTCCCGGCCGCAGGAGACGGGCCGGGTCGCGGTGGTCGTGGGCGGCGGTTCGGGGCACTACCCCGCGTTCAGCGGGCTGGTGGGCGAGGGGCTCGCGGCGGGTGCCGTGGTCGGCAACATCTTCACCTCGCCGTCCGCCCGCCAGGCCGAGTCGGTGGCGCGGGCCGCCGACACCGGCGCGGGTGTCCTCTTCTCCTTCGGCAACTACGCGGGCGACCGCATGAACTTCGGCATGGCCCAGGCCCGGCTGCGGGACGCCGGGATCGACACCCGTACGGTCATGGTCACCGACGACGTGGCCAGCGCCCCCGCCGAGCGCCGCCACGAACGCCGGGGCATAGCGGGCGACTTCACCGTCTTCAAGGTCGCCGGGGCCGCCGCCGAGGAGGGCCTCGACCTGGACGGCGTGGAGGCCGCGGCCCGCCACGCCAACGACCGTACGTTCTCCTTCGGCATAGCCTTCGACGGCTGCACCATGCCCGGCGCCGACACCCCGCTCTTCACGGTCCCCGAGGGCAAGATGGCCATCGGCCTCGGCATCCACGGCGAACCGGGCGTGCGCGACGCCGACATGGCGGACGCCCCGACGATCGCCCGCACCCTCGTCGAGCGGCTCCTCGAAGAGCGCCCGGAAGGGGCGGGCCCGCGCGTCGCCGCCATCCTCAACGGGCTGGGCGCCACAAAGTACGAGGAACTCTTCCTGCTCTGGGGCCATGTCTCCGACGCCCTGGCCGAGGCCGGTCTCACGGTGGTACGCCCCGAGGTCGGCGAGCTCGTCACCAGCCTCGACATGGCCGCCTGCTCCCTCACCCTGATGTGGCTCGACGAGGACCTGGAGCGCCGCTGGTGCGCCTCCGCCGACGCCCCCGGCTTCCGCCGGATGCCGCTGCCGAAGGTCCCGGACGCGCCGCGCGTCCACCCGGGCGAGCAGGCGAAGGCCCCGGTCGTCCGGGGCGACGCCGCGTCCCGCGCCGCCGCGGCCGACGTCCTCGCCGCCCTGCGGGCGCTGCGCACCGCGCTCCACGAGGCCGCCGAGGAGCTCGGCCGGATCGACGCGGTCGCCGGTGACGGTGACCACGGGCGCGGCATGACCAAGGGCGTCGACGCGGCCGTCCGGGCCGCCGAGGAGGCCGACGAGGCGCAGGCCGGGGCCCGTTCGCTGCTGAGCGCCGCCGCCGACGCCTGGGCCGACCAGGCCGGTGGCACCTCCGGTGTGCTCTGGGGCGTCGCGCTGCGCGCCCTGGCCCAGGAGCTCGGCGACACGGGCCGAGCCGACGGGGTGCGCGCCGCCGGGGGCGCCCGGGCCGCGCTGGACGCCGTCACCTCCCTCGGCGGGGCGAAGCCCGGCGACAAGACCCTCGTCGACGCGCTCGTCCCGCTGGTCGACACCTTCACCGCGGGCGTCGCTCGCGGTGCGGACCCCCGGTCCGCCTTCGCCGAGGCCGCGGCCGCGGCCACCGGGGCGGCCGACGCCACCGCCGCGCTCACCCCGCGCCTGGGCCGCGCCCGCCCGCTCGCCGAGCGCAGCGTCGGCACCCCCGACGCCGGCGCTCTCTCGCTCGCCCTGTGCGCCCGCACCGTCGCGGCGCTGCTCGGCGGCGGCACCGGCGCCACGACCGGCTGA
- a CDS encoding sugar phosphate isomerase/epimerase yields the protein MTHTAETWPIAAALLQFPNVGPDGVSTQEQTAEQWATSLRDVADAGFTEVDLTDGWLRPGDLAPARLEELRSTLVEVGLTAPAISAIRRSVIDPVDGDDNLAYSHRTIDAAAALGVPLVSVGLHRPLTPEQQSVLWFWTVPGPKDPVGDRETWNKAVTRLRELADHAASVGVELSLEMYEDTYLGTADSSVALLTDIDRSNVGLNPDLGNLIRMQRPIESWESMVTKTLPHANYWHVKSYYRVEDPATGTVLTSPAPMESGFVSYRQAIRIALAHGYTGAFCVEHYGGDGLSVAASNREYIRRILPRGTGA from the coding sequence ATGACTCACACCGCAGAAACCTGGCCGATCGCCGCCGCCCTGCTGCAGTTCCCGAACGTCGGACCCGACGGTGTCTCCACCCAGGAGCAGACCGCCGAGCAGTGGGCCACGAGCCTGCGGGACGTCGCGGACGCCGGGTTCACCGAGGTCGACCTCACGGACGGCTGGCTGCGCCCCGGCGACCTGGCCCCCGCCCGCCTGGAGGAGCTGCGCTCCACGCTGGTGGAGGTCGGCCTGACCGCCCCCGCCATCTCCGCGATCCGGCGCAGCGTCATCGACCCCGTCGACGGCGACGACAACCTCGCCTACTCGCACCGCACCATCGACGCCGCCGCCGCGCTGGGCGTGCCGCTCGTCTCGGTCGGTCTGCACCGGCCGCTCACCCCCGAGCAGCAGTCGGTGCTCTGGTTCTGGACGGTGCCGGGCCCGAAGGACCCGGTCGGCGACCGGGAGACCTGGAACAAGGCCGTCACCCGGCTGCGCGAACTCGCCGACCACGCCGCCTCGGTGGGCGTCGAGCTGTCGCTGGAGATGTACGAGGACACCTACCTCGGCACCGCGGACTCCTCCGTCGCCCTGCTCACGGACATCGACCGCTCCAACGTCGGCCTCAACCCGGACCTCGGCAACCTCATCCGGATGCAGCGCCCCATCGAGTCCTGGGAGTCGATGGTCACCAAGACGCTGCCGCACGCCAACTACTGGCACGTGAAGAGCTATTACCGCGTCGAGGACCCGGCCACGGGCACGGTTCTGACGTCCCCGGCGCCGATGGAGTCCGGCTTCGTCAGCTACCGCCAGGCGATCAGGATCGCCTTGGCGCACGGCTACACCGGCGCGTTCTGCGTCGAGCACTACGGCGGCGACGGCCTGAGCGTGGCCGCCTCGAACCGCGAGTACATCCGGCGCATCCTGCCGCGCGGCACCGGGGCCTGA
- a CDS encoding transglutaminase-like domain-containing protein, whose amino-acid sequence MDPVDDGADSEDFSAAGRRARFAEEARSERPDLALLCLLVGAEAMPEPPPGDPDPYGIDAAQIELDRLAGRLPHGLAGPREWADALGELLGGRYGFCGASPDYQRLDSSLLQQVLKRRRGLPILLSVVWMEVARRAGGPVHGVALPGHFVVGFGDPAEHVLADPFAGGVVLTGEDAELMVAGSTGVPLRESLPTPARPQAIVLRILNNVRAWAAARPERSDVALWAVELSLLLPSHPARLRYERAQLLVQRGDFLRGASEMEEYADVIGGIEPTAAESIRRAARAARARLN is encoded by the coding sequence ATGGACCCCGTGGACGACGGAGCGGACTCCGAGGACTTCTCCGCGGCCGGGCGGCGGGCCCGGTTCGCCGAGGAGGCCCGCTCGGAACGGCCGGATCTCGCCCTGCTCTGCCTGCTGGTGGGAGCCGAGGCGATGCCGGAGCCCCCGCCCGGCGACCCCGATCCGTACGGCATCGACGCGGCGCAGATCGAACTGGACCGGCTGGCGGGCCGGCTCCCGCACGGTCTTGCCGGACCGCGGGAGTGGGCGGACGCGCTGGGCGAACTCCTCGGCGGCCGGTACGGATTCTGCGGCGCCTCCCCCGACTACCAGCGGCTGGACTCGTCGTTGCTCCAGCAGGTGCTGAAGCGCCGCCGGGGGCTGCCGATCCTGCTCTCCGTGGTGTGGATGGAGGTGGCGCGGCGGGCGGGCGGCCCGGTCCACGGGGTCGCGCTGCCGGGGCACTTCGTGGTCGGCTTCGGCGATCCGGCGGAGCACGTGCTGGCCGATCCGTTCGCCGGGGGCGTGGTGCTGACCGGCGAGGACGCCGAGCTGATGGTCGCGGGATCGACCGGTGTGCCGCTGCGCGAGTCGCTGCCGACGCCCGCCCGGCCGCAGGCGATCGTGCTGCGCATCCTGAACAACGTCCGGGCCTGGGCGGCGGCCCGCCCCGAGCGCTCCGACGTGGCGCTCTGGGCGGTCGAGCTGTCGCTGCTGCTGCCGTCCCATCCGGCGCGCCTGCGGTACGAGCGCGCTCAACTCCTCGTCCAGCGCGGGGACTTCCTGCGCGGGGCTTCGGAGATGGAGGAGTACGCGGACGTCATCGGCGGCATCGAGCCGACGGCGGCGGAGTCGATACGGCGTGCCGCCCGTGCGGCCCGGGCCCGGCTGAACTGA
- a CDS encoding GNAT family N-acetyltransferase, protein MEFTVGGRLEVRITQADVGKRVSVRRRCEDAAEGAGFTDTVGVLTSWDSGVLRITPKNGQGVHIAESTLVAGKVVPPAPARRPGPAATFAELTRVTARAWQPVESEALGDWLLRAAGGFTRRANSVLPLGDPGMPVADALAHARRWYAERGLPAYVQTGTGTADSQEALCATLEENGWRREVSAEVRIGALAPLGDKDSDVSRVLLDRTADARWLERYHRAGADSAPMLRVLSQGPSVWFATVPGDDPAGAPAAIGRCVVDGRWAGFGAIEVNPDYRRRGLATTVMTALARRALEEGASAAWLQVEEDNAGAIAMYDRMGFVTHHRYHHFRSA, encoded by the coding sequence GTGGAATTCACCGTCGGCGGACGCCTTGAGGTCCGTATTACCCAGGCTGATGTGGGAAAACGCGTGTCCGTCCGCCGCCGTTGCGAGGACGCCGCCGAGGGCGCCGGGTTCACGGACACCGTCGGCGTTCTCACATCCTGGGACTCGGGCGTGCTCCGGATCACACCGAAGAACGGGCAGGGCGTCCACATCGCGGAATCCACGCTCGTCGCCGGCAAGGTCGTTCCCCCCGCCCCCGCGCGCCGTCCCGGTCCTGCGGCCACGTTCGCGGAACTCACCCGGGTGACGGCCCGCGCCTGGCAGCCGGTGGAGAGCGAGGCGCTGGGCGACTGGCTGCTGCGCGCCGCGGGCGGCTTCACCCGCCGCGCCAACTCGGTCCTGCCGCTGGGCGATCCGGGGATGCCGGTCGCGGACGCGCTGGCGCACGCCCGGCGGTGGTACGCCGAACGCGGCCTGCCCGCCTACGTCCAGACCGGCACCGGCACCGCCGACAGCCAGGAGGCGCTCTGCGCCACGCTGGAGGAGAACGGCTGGCGGCGCGAGGTGTCCGCCGAGGTGCGGATCGGTGCGCTGGCCCCCCTCGGTGACAAGGACTCGGACGTCTCGCGGGTGCTGCTGGACCGGACCGCCGACGCCCGGTGGCTGGAGCGCTACCACCGGGCGGGAGCCGACTCGGCTCCGATGCTCCGGGTGCTGTCCCAGGGTCCGTCGGTCTGGTTCGCGACCGTGCCGGGCGACGATCCGGCGGGTGCGCCCGCCGCGATCGGCCGGTGCGTGGTGGACGGCCGGTGGGCCGGCTTCGGGGCGATAGAGGTGAACCCGGACTACCGGCGCCGGGGCCTCGCCACCACGGTGATGACCGCGCTCGCCCGCAGGGCCCTGGAGGAGGGCGCCTCGGCGGCCTGGCTCCAGGTGGAGGAGGACAACGCCGGGGCGATCGCCATGTACGACCGGATGGGCTTCGTGACCCACCACCGGTACCACCACTTCCGTTCCGCGTAA
- the fdxA gene encoding ferredoxin — protein MTYVIAQPCVDVKDKACIEECPVDCIYEGQRSLYIHPDECVDCGACEPVCPVEAIFYEDDTPEEWKDYYKANVEFFDDLGSPGGASKLGLIERDHAFVAALPPQNQ, from the coding sequence GTGACCTACGTCATCGCGCAGCCTTGTGTCGACGTAAAGGACAAGGCCTGCATCGAAGAGTGCCCCGTCGACTGCATCTACGAGGGTCAGCGGTCCTTGTACATCCACCCCGACGAGTGTGTCGACTGCGGCGCCTGTGAGCCGGTTTGTCCGGTCGAGGCCATCTTCTACGAGGACGACACCCCCGAGGAGTGGAAGGACTACTACAAGGCGAACGTCGAGTTCTTCGACGACCTCGGCTCGCCCGGTGGCGCTTCCAAGCTGGGGCTCATCGAGCGCGACCACGCCTTCGTGGCCGCGCTGCCGCCCCAGAACCAGTAA
- the dapC gene encoding succinyldiaminopimelate transaminase has protein sequence MSAALSSRLPAFPWDSLAPHKATAAAHPDGIVDLSIGTPVDPVPEVIQQALAAAADSPGYPTVWGTEELRDALSGWVERRLGARDVTHHHVLPVVGSKELVAWLPTQLGLGPGDKVAFPALAYPTYEIGARLCGADAVAYDDPTTLDPAGLKLLWLNSPSNPTGRVLSAEELTRIVAWARAHDILVVSDECYLELGWEAEPVSVLHPDVCGGSFDGLVAVHSLSKRSNLAGYRAAFIAGDATVLGELLQIRKHGGMMTAAPVQAATVAALADDTHVAEQRARYADRRAALRTALESHGFRVEHSEASLYLWVTRDEPCWDTVAYLAGLGILVAPGEFYGPAGDRFVRVAFTATDERVAAAVKRLS, from the coding sequence GTGTCCGCAGCACTCTCCTCCCGCCTCCCGGCATTTCCCTGGGACAGCCTCGCCCCCCACAAGGCCACCGCCGCCGCCCACCCGGACGGCATCGTGGACCTCTCCATCGGCACCCCCGTCGACCCGGTGCCCGAGGTGATCCAGCAGGCGCTCGCCGCAGCGGCCGACAGCCCCGGCTACCCGACGGTCTGGGGCACCGAGGAACTGCGCGACGCGCTCAGCGGCTGGGTGGAGCGGCGCCTCGGCGCGAGGGACGTCACCCACCACCACGTCCTGCCGGTCGTCGGCTCCAAGGAACTCGTGGCCTGGCTGCCGACCCAGCTGGGCCTCGGCCCCGGCGACAAGGTCGCCTTCCCGGCCCTCGCCTACCCGACGTACGAGATCGGCGCCCGGCTCTGCGGCGCGGACGCCGTCGCCTACGACGACCCGACCACGCTCGACCCGGCAGGCCTCAAGCTGCTCTGGCTGAACTCCCCGTCCAACCCGACCGGCCGCGTGCTCTCCGCCGAGGAACTCACCCGGATCGTCGCCTGGGCCCGCGCCCACGACATCCTGGTCGTCAGCGACGAGTGCTACCTGGAACTCGGCTGGGAGGCCGAACCGGTCTCGGTGCTCCACCCGGACGTCTGCGGCGGCTCCTTCGACGGCCTCGTCGCCGTCCACTCGCTCTCCAAGCGTTCCAACCTGGCCGGCTACCGCGCCGCGTTCATCGCCGGTGACGCGACCGTACTCGGCGAGCTGCTCCAGATCCGCAAGCACGGCGGCATGATGACCGCCGCCCCGGTGCAGGCGGCCACCGTCGCGGCCCTCGCCGACGACACCCACGTCGCCGAACAGCGCGCACGCTACGCCGACCGCCGTGCCGCCCTGCGCACGGCCCTGGAGAGCCACGGATTCCGCGTCGAGCACAGCGAGGCGAGCCTCTATCTCTGGGTCACCCGCGACGAACCCTGCTGGGACACCGTGGCGTACCTCGCCGGACTCGGCATCCTCGTGGCTCCCGGCGAGTTCTACGGCCCGGCCGGAGACCGCTTCGTGCGGGTCGCCTTCACCGCGACCGACGAGCGGGTCGCGGCGGCCGTGAAGCGGCTGTCCTGA
- a CDS encoding ATP-binding protein: MSLPLTRRIARAVLLLAAAAPVIGAAGAASAAGLPQTPDLGLSNLNSANLSSTLDGTAQQGAKTLNETGGKLVGTTVPVATKTVKQAGELVAPEAKEKAGKTTGETAEVLGGAANKATGGSLPVERIAGALPLGG, encoded by the coding sequence ATGTCCCTCCCCCTGACCCGCCGTATCGCCCGCGCCGTCCTGCTGCTCGCCGCAGCCGCCCCCGTGATCGGCGCGGCCGGTGCCGCGAGCGCGGCGGGGCTCCCGCAGACTCCTGACCTGGGCCTTTCCAACCTGAACAGCGCGAACCTCAGCAGCACCCTCGACGGCACCGCCCAGCAGGGCGCGAAGACGCTGAACGAGACGGGCGGCAAGCTGGTCGGCACGACCGTCCCGGTCGCCACCAAGACGGTGAAGCAGGCGGGCGAGCTGGTCGCTCCCGAGGCCAAGGAGAAGGCCGGCAAGACCACCGGCGAGACGGCCGAGGTGCTCGGTGGCGCCGCCAACAAGGCGACCGGCGGCTCGCTGCCCGTCGAGCGCATCGCGGGCGCCCTGCCGCTCGGCGGCTGA